The Salarias fasciatus chromosome 16, fSalaFa1.1, whole genome shotgun sequence sequence TTCGGAATAGAtacattaatttattttgtctACTGTAAATATTATCATAGATTTTTACATTTGGattaataaaaacataactatgaagaatacattttatttatgtttgtatGTGCGTTGTTTCGTGCCATAGTTGTAAAGAAAATAGCACAGGAAACTTactgtttaaataaataaaattattgtGTATTATGTTTAAACTTAAGACTCACCTGATTAAACATCCAGTAAGAAGCCACTGCGTTTCAAACACCATCCAAATAAACCATTTGACGGGGGAAAAGTTACTATTTTAACCTGATAAGAAGCAAAAATTAAGGCAACAAACAAAGTCAGTGGCAGGGGCGTGGTCTGGTGACGTTGACGTTATGACGTCACTGGCTCCCGGAAGCACATCAAAATACGCAGGACGACACTCCAGCTGGGCTTCggacaacaaagagaaaaacaggtgAGTTTTATCTAAACTGCTTCTTTTATCCGGGTTTTTTGCGCCGGTTTCAGAGTGATGTCTGTGAACGTGTCAGAGAAGCAGCGTGTCACTcgcgtgttttcttttttcagcgcTGTTAAAGCGTTTCGATTGTGTTGCCAGCATTGCTAACTGTGCTAACAGGCGTCTGGTTTCGGACCTTTcaagtctctctctcacaaaACAGAATCCCTTTTCTGcttctcttgtgtgtttattctGCATTTAAAGGTGGTGAAATAGCTCAGGTCACTTTTCCTCCTGTTTATGGGATGAAGGAAGGAGTTGACTTCTGACAGGTTTCATGCCAAGTCCCACGTCTGTAACGTCGTGTTTTCTTCTGCTGGAGGGGCTGGCTTCCTCCAGACCATAAATATATTCCATCTTCCAGTGGTCcctggacttttctttttttgtttgttttttacaggaAAGGAGCATATGTGCACATTTGAAGAGACTGAAACAGGAAAATGGGGGAAATAAGATATATTGTGTTTAGTAATATCACAAATTAACCTTTTAAACACCCACAAGCTTCACGGTGTTTATCACCAAAACACTTTGATCTAAAACTGAAGACAACAATCTCAATTTATTTATGCTTACGGTTCTTtgaatgtaattttattcatcTTCCAGGAATACaccacttttttgttttaaatgtgagaCACACTGAGTTTAAACATTAGGTCAGGTGTGTCAAACCTTGGGATTACATTCCAGAGTGTTAAGACTTCGAGGCGTATCGTTGTTTTCgacgtcctccagcaggtgtgaCTGCTCCCGTTTGCGCTGGCCGCCATGCTCTGCTGGCGCTCCTGCGCCCGGCTGTGGCCCTGGCTCTGCACCCGCTCGTCTGCCTACACGCTGGCTCTGGGCCTCGGCTTCGTCACCATGGGGACCAGCCGCACCGTGCTGATGAAGCTGTCCACCAACGCCAGTAAGttaccagcagcaggaggaaggagcTGTCGCTTGGGTCTTGCTTTTCTCGCAGGAAATAGAGTGCTGACAgcgtgtgtctgtttttcttgtgtttgcagAAGACAAATACGACTTCCACCCTGCGTTTGTCAACCTGATGGCGGAGGCGCTCAAGCTCCTCTTCTGCCTGGTCATGTCGGCTCGGGTTCTAGTTCGAGGTAAACCTCGCAGCCACTTCTTCACTGGTATCCAGAATCAAGCTGATGTTCTGAGTTTTTCACCATCCAGACGTCAGGGTTGCATTTCCAGAGCAGGGTCTTGCTTAGTGCTGGTCGGTACGAGGAGAGGTAAAGAGCTTCACGTAGGAACCTGTTTGTTCTGAGCTTCCagcagagatcctgcaggaaacggATGGATTTTACTGCATTTGTCAGCTTCACTCACAGTGTGTCATTGGAAGCTTGTAATATATTCCACCCTGGGTCATCTAGTTGGCAGATAGTAGAAAGTGCAGATAGATCTCAGCATCGTGGAGAATCTGTGAGAGAATCTCCTTTGGGGATTGCTGTATCCCATCTCCTCTCTCCCTGCACCCtcctttctcttctcctcttaCGTTGAAGCTTTATGATCAgcaccctctcctctcctctccacccatctcctctcctctccacccaTCTCCACCTCATCCAGTTTGATTTAAATCTGTTCACAAGTTCTTCAGTTATCCTGttaaacaaccaaccaaccaaataTCCAACTGGCTGAACTGTAATCTGtagtaaatagaaaaagatTTAAGCCTGATCCTGATGTTACTTTGTAACGAGGAGAATTAACTAGTTTCTTGGTAAATAAACtcagaatatttaaaaaaaagtgtcttttttccGTCTTTAGAGGGACGATCCTGTCGAGAGCTGGGCTGGACCTCCAGTACGTCTTTCCTGGCCTCCCTGAAGTGGATGGTCCCCGCCTTCCTCTACTTCCTGGACAATCTCATCAGCTTCGACGTGATGACCTACCTGCAGCCTGTAAGTTCAAAGGTCACGGTTAGTCATCAGCAGCATGGTTTTTCCTCCCCGACGTCTCAACCCTTCAGCCTGAATGTGTCTTCTCTGTCCTGGTGCCTGAAGCTTCAGCTCGTCCTGTCTCTTGCTGACTCCGACGTTCTCCTCTCAGGTCATGGCCGTCTTATTCTCCAACTTCGTCATCCTGACCACGGCCGTGCTCTTCAGACTGGTCCTGAAGTGAGTGGCCCGTCAGAGGGCGTTTATAAGATACCACCGTGTTCTCACATCTCCGTTTCATCCTGTTTCCTTCCTCCTATCAATAaacattcattcttttttttttttttttttaattattattttatatgttttctatttatttcgACTCTCATCAGATAAAAATTCTCagcttcattaaaataattCCGTTTTCTGTttggaaggaagaaaaacaacagaacaacagtTCATATGAATTATTCTTGTACTGAGATATGAAGGATTGAGATTTTCAAGACAGATGAGCTAAAATTGTAAGTAGTAAAAAATATATGACTTTGGGATCTTTAGTTTTTGTTTAATGGGAATATCTGGAGATTATGGGGAAAATAGCTGTTTCATGCATTTGTTTTGAATTCACTTGAAGATTTATTTCTACAGGAACAGATTCCAGCGTGTGTTTATATTGAATGAATCAATATACGATCAATAACATGTACATTACATTATACGTATCATATACATCAATATCAATTAATATCAATATGAATCAATACAGACTTCATGAAACTAAGATATTTAAGAATTAAATGAACTGTAAAACTAAATGAGGCAGTTTTGAAAATGCCCAAACGAATCTGACTAGATTGAAATTAGTGCCATCAATtgattaaaactttttaaagtaaTTAATTGCAACTCTGACCacaattaatcacgattaattgatTGTAATCAACACACGACTCACCAGTTTAGTGCACAGTGTGTCTTTGAAGATTTTAACTGCCGTGGAGCAGTGAGAAACCATGACGTCTGAACGACTGGAAAATCAGTTTTATCTCCTTTCTTTCCTCTGAGCCAATTTCTCACCCTAATTCTGCGACTAatcactgttaaaaaaacataactattgacagccctccatgaattaattgtgattaatgtgattaaaattgacagcactacttgaaatataaaatacagaaacaaataaattaaaactctCTGATTTCAATCGTTTTTGCCGGTAAGTTGATttagttctttaaaaaaagtcagttttttaatagaaaatcaCAGTTACCTATGAACGtgtgagctcctcctcctcctccttctcctcctcttcctcccccccctcctcctcctccccccccccccccccccccccccccccccacctcctcctctgactgattctgctccctcttcctcctcctcctcctcctctgactgctTCTGCTCGCTCCTCCAGGAGGCGCCTGTCCTGGGTTCAGTGGGCGTCGCTGCTCATCCTCTTCCTGGCCATCGTTTCCTTGACCGGATCGGAAGGCAGTAAGAAGCCCGTCGCCGTGCACCACCTGCACCCGCACCCCTTCTCCACCCCGTCCAACTCCTGCCTGCTGTacatgcagctgctggaggagatgaggaacAGCAGGTAGGTCAGCCTCGGGGTCACCAGGGTCACCAGGAGGGCGTGAGTGGTGCGACCTCGTCTGTCTGTCCCCCCGCAGTgcctccgcctcctcggccTCGCCTCCGCCCGGCCAGGCCTGGACCGGCATGATGGCGAAGCTCCAGTCTCTGGGCGTGGGTCACATCCTGCTCATCCTCCAGTGCATCATCTCCTCCATGGCCAACATCTACAACGAGAAGATCCTCAAGGAAGGGGAGCAGGAGAACATCTTCATCCAGAACAGTAAACTGTACGATCAGGACGTGCAGGAAGTGCCGCGTCGCAGGATCCGCCGCTCACTCCGCTGCGTGTGGTTTTGCAGGTATGCGTTCGGCGTGCTGTTCAACGGCTTGACGCTGGTGCTGAGCAGTGAGGTCCGCGGCCTCACCAAGCACTGCGGCCTCTTCTACGGACACAGCGTCTActccctggtcctggtgctggtcacAGGTGAGGAAGACCCCGCTCAAGTCAACGCACACTGGTTTACACGGCAAGGTTTTGAAAAATATGTGCATTTACACAGGAAATGTAGAAACTCTGTACTATGCCGATTATCACTCATCATGGAGGCTGATATTTACAGCTGATGTTCATTTTCAGTAGAAGTGAAAATATTGGTCTCAAAATTTTGAATAGCCTTAAGCCACTGGGGCTTCcgtagctacttcctgtttgtgttttcgcAGTCTTcagagtttttccattgtttttgtctttttcagagTGAGGGAAATCTCTGCCTGTTAGTGTTGAAATAattagtgtttgttttggatttagTGAGAGAAATGTTGCttagtttaatttgttccagcaaGTTCAGTGACTattgtgctaactgttagcatgccAATGGGTTTTCTCATACGAGTTAGCATCAAGCTAgcgggactttttttttcataatgcaTGTTGTGATTGACTGTGTTTGACTTCGTCTCGTCCGTGTGGGAAACAGAATTCAGCCTTTAGATGATTAATCTACCAGTCAGGAGACatttctcttctctccagagctCATTTCACTGACAAAGCATCCACTGGTCTCCTCTATGCACATTTATCTATAGCTCTG is a genomic window containing:
- the slc35a5 gene encoding UDP-sugar transporter protein SLC35A5 encodes the protein MLCWRSCARLWPWLCTRSSAYTLALGLGFVTMGTSRTVLMKLSTNAKDKYDFHPAFVNLMAEALKLLFCLVMSARVLVREGRSCRELGWTSSTSFLASLKWMVPAFLYFLDNLISFDVMTYLQPVMAVLFSNFVILTTAVLFRLVLKRRLSWVQWASLLILFLAIVSLTGSEGSKKPVAVHHLHPHPFSTPSNSCLLYMQLLEEMRNSSASASSASPPPGQAWTGMMAKLQSLGVGHILLILQCIISSMANIYNEKILKEGEQENIFIQNSKLYAFGVLFNGLTLVLSSEVRGLTKHCGLFYGHSVYSLVLVLVTAALGLSVAFILKFRDNMFHVLTGQITVVLVTSISFFLFDFRPSLDFFLQAPVILLAIFIYNAGKAADPESRLLPEEPWVHNSKASKRSPGDGEDGEPLLEPHSDSEAEASV